Part of the Halobaculum halobium genome, CGAACAGCGCCGCGGCGTCGCCGTTGGCCTCGTCGGCGCTCCACGACTCGAACGCCCGTCCCGCGAGCGCGAACTCGGCGGCGACGGCGGTCCGGACGGCGCCGGCGTCCATCTCGCCGCCGGTGAGCGCGTACAGCGACTTGGAGGAGCCGAGCCGCGACAGCGGCGTCTCGTTGTCCGCGCGGAACTCGTCGGAGAAGACGTCTGCGTCCATGCGCGGACGTACGCCGGTGTATCGCTTGAAACCCTCGCCGCCGACAGCGCTGCCCCGGCGACACCCTTACCAGCCGCCCGGGAGAGTCGGAAATATGTCACGTCCCTCCGGCGAGTCGCGGTCCGTCTCGACCGCCCTCGCAGCGGCCGGGCGGCTCCTCCGCGACCGCCCCGCCGCGGTCCTGCCGGCGTACCTCCTCTCGATCGGACTCACCGCGGCCGCTCGTGTCCCGTTGACCGCGGGGATCGGCATCGCCGTCGCCTCGCTGGCGGCGACCGGGCGGCTGGAGCCGCTCGTCCGGGCTGTCGTCGAGCTACAGGAGGCCGCTCGCGCCGCCGAGGGATCGAGCGGGTCGGGGGCGTTCGAGTCCGGCCCGGGAGCCGGCGCCGACGGCCTCCCCGCAGGCGCCGGCGAGGCGCTGGCCGACGCTGCCGCGAACGCCGCCACGCCGACGGTCGTCGCGGCCGTCGGACTCGGCGTCGCCGGCGCGGTTCTGGTCGGCCTGCTCGCGGGGGCGCTGGGATCGGCGGTGACGTACGGGACCGTCTGGGCCGGGCTGGACGGACGTGCCCCGCTCGCCTCGGGCGTTCGGGCCGCCGGTCGCTGGCGGACGTTCCTCGGGATCGCGCTCGTTCGCCTCGCCGTCGTCGCGCTCGCGCTGGGCGCGCCGCTGGTCATCGGGACGAACCTCGCGGTCTCGCCCGCCGTGATCGCCGGCGACCCCGCCGCCGCCGCGGCCGCGGTGCTGCTGCTTGTCGCCCTGGTCGGCCTCGGCGTCGTGGTCGTCCTCCTCGCGTCGTTCCTGCTCGCGTTCGCGGAGTCGGCTGCGATCGTCGACGGCGCGGGGACCGTCGGGTCGGTCCGCGCGAGCCTCGGCTTCGTTCGCGACCACCCGGCGCACGCGCTCGGGTTCGCGCTGGTCGCCGTCGGCGGCTACGTCGCCGCCGCGGTCGCCGTCGGCGTCGCCAACGCCGCCGGCGCGGGGAGCCTCGGCGGTATCGTGCTGCCGCTCGTGGTCGCTCCGCTGCTCGACGCCGGCGCGACGGCGTTGTACGCCGGAAGCGACAGGCCCGCTTCGATCGACCGCCCCGGGGCGATCGCCCGGGTCCGGCGTGCGCTCGGCGACGGCTGGCGCGAGCTCGGGGGTTCCTCGCCGGCCATCCGGTCGCAGTGCTCGCCGCGCTCGCGACGCTCGTGGGGGGGATCGCCGCGGGCTACGCCACGACCGCGCCCTACGGGGTGACCGCGTCGGGTCCCGAGGACGTTGCGGGCGTGTTCGGGACGGTTCCCGTCGGGCCGTTCGTCACCATCGCGGCGAACAACTGGCTCGTGAGCGCCGGACTCGCGTACGGCGGGATCGCGTTCGGCGTCCCGGCGGTTTCGGGGCTGCTGTTCAACGGCGTCCTCGTCGGCGCGCTCGCGGGCGTGTTCGACCGGCTGGCGTTCCTGGCACTCGTGGCGCCCCACGGCGTGCTCGAACTCCCGGTGATCGCCGTCGCCGGCGGCCTCGGACTCCACCTCGGTGGCGTCGGGTGGCGCGCAGTTCGGGGTCGAACGAACCCCGATGAGGTCGCGACCGCGCTGGAGCGGGCCGCTCGCGTCCTCGTCGGGATCGGAATCCTGTTGATCGTCGCGGCCGCCATCGAGGCGTTCGTGACCCCGCGGGTCGCGGCAGTCGTGCTGGGCGGGTAGCGGCCGTCTCCGGCTCACTTGCTGCCGCTCGGCGCCGGTCAGGGTCGCAACCGGCAGAAATGCCGGGAGGGAGACACATACGCACCTTTTTCATGGTTGGTGTCTGAGCGCGCCTATGGGCGACCCGTCGCTCGGTGAACTGCTCCTCGACACCGCGCAGGACAAGATCGCCGTGATCACCGAAGACGGAACGTTCACCTACGTCAACGCCGCCGCGGAGACGATCCTCGGGTACGATCCGGAGACCCTTCTCGGCGAGAACGCCTTCGAGTACATCCACCCGGACGACGCACCCGCGGTCCGCCGGGAGTTCGCCCGGACGGTCCGATCGGACGACTACGACGAAACGACCGTCACCTACCGGCACCGAACCAGCGGCGGTGACTGGTCCTGGCTCGAAAGCCGGATGTCGAACCTGACGGACGCGACGATCGACGGCTACGTGGTGAGCTCTCGCGACATCACCGATCGAGTCGCCGCCGAGAAGACCCGCGAAGAGGCCGCCGCACGGTTGAACACGATCGCGTCGATGTCGGGGGACGGCCTCTGGCTGTTCACCGGCGACTGGTCGGAGGCGCTGTTCGTCAACGACGCCGTCAACCAGATCTACGGCGTCTCCCCGGCGGAGCTGTACGACGACGCGGTGGCGTTCATCGATGCGATCCATCCGGACGACGTCGCCTCGGTGATCGACGCGATGGAGCGGCTCAGCGGCGGGGAGTCCATCGACATCGAGTACCGGGTCAACGCCGAGGAGAACTTCACTCGGTGGGTGTGGGTACAGGCGGTGCCGATCGTCGAGAATGGCTCCGTGACGCGGATCGCCGGGTTCAGCCGCGACGTCACCGAACGTCACCGTCGCGAACAGCACCTAGTGGTGATGGACAACCTCCTCCGACACAACCTCCGGAACGACCTCAACGTGATACTGGGCACCGCAGAGCAGATCGCCGACGAGTTCCCGGAGGCGGCGGCGCTGACCGATCAGATCCGAACGACCGGCACGCGACTGCTCCAGACCGCGGCCAAGGAGCGGCAGATCATCGAGCTCGTCGTCAACCAGCGGTTCAACGAGCGAACCGCGCTCGTCGACGCCGTCGAACGCGCGGTCGACCGGGTGCGCGACCGACATCCGCAGGCGCTCGTCGAGTCCGTCGTGGAGTCGGGCGAGCCGTCGGTGCGGGTGTCGTCGTTGACCGTGGTCGCGGTGACGGAACTGCTCGAAAACGGGATCGTTCACTGCGACGACGACCGGCCGGTTGTCAGCGCTCACGTTCGGACTGGGGACGGGGAGGCGACGATCGAGATCGCCGACGACGCCGATCCGATCCCCGACATCGAGGTGAACGTGTTGACCGGCTCTCACGAGTTCGGAATGGACCCGGTCCGCCACAGCAGCGGACTGGGGAGCTGGCTCGTCTACTGGTGCGTCGAACTCTCCGACGGCGACATCAGCGTCGATCGGGGTGCGACACGAGGGAACCGAGTCGAGATCAGCGTCCCGACGCTTCCGGGAGAGTCCGAGTCGGACGGGTCGAGAGCGGACGAACCGGACGCGAGCGTCGACCGAATCGACGGCGCGTCCGGCTGATCAGTCCGCGTCCGGGTAGCCGCGAGCGACCTACTCGCCGCCGGGCTCGCTGCCCGTCACGATCGGGGCGCGCACGAGATTGCCCCACTCCGTCCAGGAACCGTCGTAGTTGACGGTCTGGTCGGCGCCGACGAGTTCGTGGAGCGCGAACCACGCGACCGACGAGCGCTCGCCGATTCGGCAGTACGCGACGATCTCGTCGTCTCCCTCCGCGAGCACGTCCTCGTACAGCTCCTCCAGCTCCGCCTGGGTCTTGAACGTCCCGTCGTCGTTGGTGACGGAGGCCCACGAGATGTTGCGGGCGCCGGGGATGTGGCCGCCGCGCTGGGCGGTCTCCTGGAGTCCGGGCGGGGCGAGAATCTCGCCGCTGTACTCCTCGGGCGAGCGAACGTCGACGAGCGGAACGCCCGCGCCGATGGCGTCGTCCACGTCGTCGCGGTACGCGCGGATCGACTCGTCTGGCTCGTCGGCCTCGTAGCTCGTCTCGGGGAACGACGGTACCTCGTCGGTGGTCGGGTAGTCGTTCTCAAGCCAGTACTCGCGGCCGCCGTCGAGGAGCTTCACGTCGTCGTGGCCGTAGTACTTGTACTGCCAGTAGGTGTAGGCGGCGAACCAGTTCGAGTTGTCCCCGTAGAGAACGACCGTGGAGTCGTCGCTGATGCCGTGTTCGGCGTTCAGCGCCTCGAAGTCGTCCTTCGTGAGCACGTCGCGCTGGGTCTGGTCTTGGAGATCCGTCTCCCAGTTGAAGCCGATTGCGCCGGGGGCGTGTTCGGCGTCGTACGCCTCGGTGTCGACGTCCACCTCCACGAGTCGGTGCGCCGCGTCGTCGGACTGGAACTCGTCGAGGTGGGACTCCACCCAATCGGCGTCGACGAGCACGTCCTTCGCGTAATGTGACATTGCACTCACCCATACGTGTTCCCGCCGTATAATACCCGTATCACCGGCAGAGGCGGCCAATCGTCGCTCGAACCGGATGATGTTGCCGTGGGTTTTCGCCCCCCTCTCGGGACACCTGTCACCGGCGACGGACCGCGGCGACCGGAGGCACCACGGCGTGCGTTGAGCAGCAACAATTGCTGCTTCCTCTGACGGGGCGCGGGCGTCGCCGGGGCGGCCGGGCTTTTACCGCGGCCGTGCGAACGGCGGCCATGAACGACACGTTCGTCCCCGCCTCGTGGCTCGCCGACCGGGTCGGCGAGGTCCGCGTCGTCGACGTGCGCGACGCCTGGGAGTACGACGGCATCGGCCACGTTCCGGGCGCCGTCTCGATCCCGTTCGACGAGTTCCGAAGTGACGCCGGCGAGAGCGCGGCTTTAGCCGCGGACGAGTCGAGCGACGACGAGCCGCGAGACCACGGCGACGAGGGGATGCTCCCCGGCGTCGACCGGTGGAGCGAACTGCTCTCCGACGCCGGCGTCTCCCCCGGAGACGAGATCGTCGCGTACGACGACGAACACGGCGTGTTCGCCGCCCGGTTTCTGGTGACCGCGGAGCTGTACGGTCACGACCCCGCGCGGCTGCACGTGCTCGACGGCGACTATAGCTCGTGGAGCCGCGAACGCGAGACAGCGCGCGAGGCCCCCGAAGTCGACGCGGCCGACTACGAACCCGGCGAGCCCGCGGACTCCCCGCTCGTGGATTTCGAGGGCGTTCGCGACCGTCTCGGCGGAGAGACCGTGATCGTCGACACCCGCGACCCCGAGGAGTACGCCGCGGGACACCTCCCGGGCGCGGTGAACCTCGACTGGCTGGAGCTGGTCGACCCCGACACGCGCGGACTGAAGCCGCGTGCCGAGTTGGAGGCGACGCTTCGGGCGAGTGGAATCACCCCGGATCGGGAGGTTCTGTTGTACTGCAACACGGCTCGGCGGATCAGCCACACGTACCTCGTGCTCCGTCACCTCGGCTACGAGGACGTGCTGTTCTACGAGGGAAGTCTCACCGAATGGGAGCAGCGCGACGGCGAAGTCGTCGCCGAGTAGGCGCACGGAGCGGCAGCCGACAGACGCGCGACTCAGGAGGAATGCTCGTCGTCGGTCTCCGGCGGCGTCCCATCGGGGGGCAGGTCCGGATCCGCGCCGAGCCCCGGGAGCTGTTGTTGGGTGGGAACGCCGTTCTCCGAGAGCAGCCGCACCGTCTCGGCCAACAGCGCGACGACGAGCGGTCCGACGACGAACCCGATCGCCCCCAGCGTGAGCAGCCCACCGACGAAGCCGACGAAGTACACGGAGACGGGGAGGTCGGTTGCGCCACCGGCGAGCCGCGGGCGGATCACGGCGTCGGGAATGAACCCGACGAGGATCAGTCCGACGACCAGAACGATCATCGCGCGGAAGGCGTTGCCGGCGACGAGGTCGACGACCGCCAGCGCGACGACGACGACGCTCGGTCCCAGCACGGGAACGAACTGGAGCACGCCCGCAACGACCGCCAGCGCGAACGGCGAACTGTACCCAAGCGCCGCGAACGTCACCAGCGCGACGGCGAACGTCGCGATCGCGGTCGCCCCCTGCAGCACGTAGATCGCCCGCAACGTCGACGCCGTGCGGCGGTGGAGCGCGAACAGGACGTCGTGGTACGCGCCGGGGCACAGCCGCAGCACGGCGACGCGCGGCGCGTTCGGCTTCAACAACAGCCCGTACACGAGAATGACGAACACGACGAGCTTCAGTGCGATGACGGGGGCCGCCGCTGCGAGCGAGATCGCGAGATCGCGCAGCGTCGCCTGCGCGGCCTGCAACAGCGGCGCCGTTTCG contains:
- a CDS encoding sulfurtransferase encodes the protein MNDTFVPASWLADRVGEVRVVDVRDAWEYDGIGHVPGAVSIPFDEFRSDAGESAALAADESSDDEPRDHGDEGMLPGVDRWSELLSDAGVSPGDEIVAYDDEHGVFAARFLVTAELYGHDPARLHVLDGDYSSWSRERETAREAPEVDAADYEPGEPADSPLVDFEGVRDRLGGETVIVDTRDPEEYAAGHLPGAVNLDWLELVDPDTRGLKPRAELEATLRASGITPDREVLLYCNTARRISHTYLVLRHLGYEDVLFYEGSLTEWEQRDGEVVAE
- a CDS encoding PAS domain-containing sensor histidine kinase, producing MGDPSLGELLLDTAQDKIAVITEDGTFTYVNAAAETILGYDPETLLGENAFEYIHPDDAPAVRREFARTVRSDDYDETTVTYRHRTSGGDWSWLESRMSNLTDATIDGYVVSSRDITDRVAAEKTREEAAARLNTIASMSGDGLWLFTGDWSEALFVNDAVNQIYGVSPAELYDDAVAFIDAIHPDDVASVIDAMERLSGGESIDIEYRVNAEENFTRWVWVQAVPIVENGSVTRIAGFSRDVTERHRREQHLVVMDNLLRHNLRNDLNVILGTAEQIADEFPEAAALTDQIRTTGTRLLQTAAKERQIIELVVNQRFNERTALVDAVERAVDRVRDRHPQALVESVVESGEPSVRVSSLTVVAVTELLENGIVHCDDDRPVVSAHVRTGDGEATIEIADDADPIPDIEVNVLTGSHEFGMDPVRHSSGLGSWLVYWCVELSDGDISVDRGATRGNRVEISVPTLPGESESDGSRADEPDASVDRIDGASG
- a CDS encoding AI-2E family transporter — its product is MQPSRRTALAALLAGLLVLAALVLASVLSTVVFAITVAYVLYPFREMVSGRSYPDRVAAGAATAAGFLGVVALAVPIAFVLYRRRRDLLTFFEAIPERISVEIGAFAYALETAPLLQAAQATLRDLAISLAAAAPVIALKLVVFVILVYGLLLKPNAPRVAVLRLCPGAYHDVLFALHRRTASTLRAIYVLQGATAIATFAVALVTFAALGYSSPFALAVVAGVLQFVPVLGPSVVVVALAVVDLVAGNAFRAMIVLVVGLILVGFIPDAVIRPRLAGGATDLPVSVYFVGFVGGLLTLGAIGFVVGPLVVALLAETVRLLSENGVPTQQQLPGLGADPDLPPDGTPPETDDEHSS
- a CDS encoding stage II sporulation protein M; its protein translation is MGGIAAGYATTAPYGVTASGPEDVAGVFGTVPVGPFVTIAANNWLVSAGLAYGGIAFGVPAVSGLLFNGVLVGALAGVFDRLAFLALVAPHGVLELPVIAVAGGLGLHLGGVGWRAVRGRTNPDEVATALERAARVLVGIGILLIVAAAIEAFVTPRVAAVVLGG
- a CDS encoding sulfurtransferase, with the protein product MSHYAKDVLVDADWVESHLDEFQSDDAAHRLVEVDVDTEAYDAEHAPGAIGFNWETDLQDQTQRDVLTKDDFEALNAEHGISDDSTVVLYGDNSNWFAAYTYWQYKYYGHDDVKLLDGGREYWLENDYPTTDEVPSFPETSYEADEPDESIRAYRDDVDDAIGAGVPLVDVRSPEEYSGEILAPPGLQETAQRGGHIPGARNISWASVTNDDGTFKTQAELEELYEDVLAEGDDEIVAYCRIGERSSVAWFALHELVGADQTVNYDGSWTEWGNLVRAPIVTGSEPGGE